From Bacillus pumilus, one genomic window encodes:
- a CDS encoding sensor histidine kinase, translating into MTTPKMDPKLLDSIIMKMLSTVDGSKDEVFRIGEQSRQQYESLVEELKQIKQQVNEVIDFGDKLEVHTRHARNRLSEVSRNFNKFSEEEIREAYEKAHNLQVELTMIQQREKQLRERRDDLERRLLSLQDVIERSETLVSQITVVLNYLNQDLRQVGVLLEDAQAKQDFGLRIIEAQEEERKRVSREIHDGPAQMLANVMMRSELIERIFRDRGTEEGFKEIRSLRQNVRNALYEVRRIIYDLRPMALDDLGLIPTLRKYLNTIEEYDGKTKITFQCLGDTESERIASQFEVALFRLAQEAVTNSLKHSEAEEISVKVEVTKDFVTLIIKDDGKGFDMKDVKTNKNKSFGLLGMKERVDLLEGKMTIDSKIGLGTFIMIRVPLTLQNKIVK; encoded by the coding sequence ATGACAACACCTAAAATGGATCCGAAATTATTGGATTCAATCATCATGAAAATGCTAAGTACAGTTGATGGCAGCAAGGACGAAGTATTTAGGATAGGCGAACAGTCCCGTCAACAATATGAAAGCCTAGTAGAAGAGCTGAAGCAAATCAAGCAGCAAGTAAACGAAGTAATTGATTTTGGGGATAAACTCGAAGTCCATACGAGACATGCTAGAAATCGCTTATCTGAGGTCAGCAGAAACTTCAACAAATTTAGCGAAGAAGAAATACGGGAGGCCTACGAAAAAGCACATAATCTGCAAGTGGAACTCACCATGATCCAGCAACGCGAAAAGCAGCTGAGAGAAAGAAGAGACGATCTGGAAAGACGATTGTTAAGCCTGCAAGACGTCATTGAACGCTCTGAAACGCTTGTGAGTCAGATCACAGTTGTTCTCAACTATCTCAATCAGGACTTACGTCAAGTTGGCGTGTTACTTGAAGATGCTCAGGCAAAACAAGATTTTGGACTAAGAATTATTGAAGCCCAAGAAGAAGAACGCAAAAGGGTGTCCCGGGAAATTCATGACGGTCCGGCCCAGATGCTGGCAAACGTGATGATGCGTTCCGAATTAATTGAACGGATTTTCAGAGACCGTGGGACAGAAGAAGGCTTTAAAGAAATTAGAAGTCTCAGACAGAATGTGCGAAATGCTCTGTACGAAGTGAGAAGAATCATTTATGATTTAAGACCAATGGCTTTAGATGATTTGGGTCTCATTCCGACGCTAAGAAAATATTTAAACACAATCGAAGAGTATGATGGAAAAACCAAGATTACGTTCCAATGCCTAGGGGATACAGAAAGCGAAAGAATTGCTTCTCAATTTGAAGTGGCACTGTTTAGACTAGCCCAAGAAGCTGTCACAAATTCACTAAAGCATTCCGAAGCTGAAGAAATCTCTGTAAAAGTAGAAGTGACGAAAGACTTTGTCACGTTAATTATCAAAGACGATGGAAAAGGCTTTGATATGAAAGATGTGAAAACAAACAAAAACAAATCCTTCGGTTTACTTGGCATGAAAGAACGCGTAGACTTACTGGAAGGTAAAATGACCATAGACTCAAAAATAGGTCTAGGGACATTCATCATGATTCGCGTGCCATTAACATTGCAAAATAAAATTGTAAAATAG
- a CDS encoding YigZ family protein, with protein sequence MLNRYLTVKSRGEHEIVIEKSRFICHIQRAVSEEEAQAFIQSIKKQHWNATHNCSAYLIGEHDLIQKANDDGEPSGTAGVPMLEVLKKRKLKDTVVVVTRYFGGIKLGAGGLIRAYGKSVSEAINHVGMVERCLMRTMHTTIDYTWLGKVENELRASSFQLKEIHYAEDVIFETYVEETQTEQFIEWMTELTNGKSVTKEGELIYLEKDIGPIKETDEWHNE encoded by the coding sequence TTGCTGAATCGCTATCTTACAGTAAAAAGTCGTGGCGAGCATGAGATCGTCATTGAAAAATCACGTTTTATTTGTCATATACAGCGTGCTGTCTCAGAAGAAGAAGCACAAGCATTTATACAATCCATTAAAAAACAACATTGGAATGCCACACATAATTGTTCTGCCTATCTCATTGGAGAACATGACCTGATTCAAAAAGCGAATGATGATGGTGAACCAAGCGGTACAGCAGGTGTGCCAATGCTTGAAGTGTTAAAAAAACGGAAGCTGAAAGATACAGTCGTAGTGGTCACTCGTTATTTCGGCGGTATTAAGCTAGGCGCCGGTGGATTGATTCGTGCCTACGGAAAATCTGTATCAGAAGCCATCAACCATGTTGGTATGGTAGAACGCTGTTTAATGCGTACGATGCACACAACAATAGATTATACATGGCTTGGAAAGGTAGAGAATGAGCTTAGAGCCTCATCTTTTCAGCTAAAAGAAATTCATTATGCAGAAGATGTTATTTTTGAGACGTATGTAGAAGAAACACAAACAGAGCAGTTCATTGAATGGATGACTGAGCTGACAAATGGAAAGAGTGTTACAAAAGAAGGCGAACTGATTTATTTAGAAAAGGACATTGGTCCGATAAAGGAGACAGATGAATGGCACAACGAGTAA
- the tuaH gene encoding teichuronic acid biosynthesis protein TuaH has translation MKADSIIHVVVATGEWGQDGLRYRRHRLAEFLASDPETKEVIWVCPSSSRHTAPFQPITDRMKQLTIPDVLKSKLFRFGRYQDMFYIHKLSPLLEHLRQEEKKGIAVCLWYTFPGFPLLSSLFEWKHIVYDCSDLWGEPISGKHNILSYMRQRVIVKAENRIIKYAHSITCSSQYLHDQIKKRLMGEPKDVFTVENGVEYDVFAKSNLPCKEDVLEGREGTVLGFIGGIKPKLDFDMMAEAARMRPDWTFLFVGPDGTNGDPSFQHALKRPNVIWTGAVAPEEVPAYMKLIDVGMMPYKQSPYNQAVFPLKLYEFLAAGIPVVGLNLPSTERLKEKDVYEYLEGDDPALFVEACLKVISKKDDTTYRHLRQSRAKKKDWHALFTNMVELTNIKENA, from the coding sequence GTGAAAGCAGACTCGATCATACATGTTGTCGTAGCGACGGGAGAATGGGGACAGGACGGACTGAGGTACAGACGGCATCGGCTGGCCGAATTTCTAGCATCTGATCCAGAAACAAAAGAGGTCATCTGGGTATGCCCGTCATCATCTCGTCATACAGCTCCCTTTCAGCCCATAACAGATCGAATGAAGCAATTGACCATTCCTGATGTGCTCAAGAGTAAATTATTTCGCTTTGGCCGATATCAAGACATGTTCTATATTCATAAATTGTCCCCTCTTCTTGAACATTTGCGGCAGGAGGAAAAGAAGGGGATTGCTGTTTGTTTATGGTATACGTTTCCGGGCTTTCCGCTCTTATCTTCCTTATTTGAATGGAAACACATTGTCTATGATTGCAGTGACCTGTGGGGAGAGCCGATAAGCGGCAAACACAACATTCTTTCTTATATGAGGCAGCGTGTCATTGTCAAAGCAGAAAATCGAATCATTAAATACGCACACAGCATTACATGCTCTTCTCAATATTTACACGATCAAATCAAAAAACGTCTTATGGGAGAACCGAAAGATGTGTTTACTGTGGAAAATGGCGTCGAGTACGATGTATTTGCGAAAAGCAATCTTCCGTGTAAAGAAGATGTGCTGGAAGGAAGAGAAGGAACCGTGCTTGGTTTTATCGGAGGAATCAAGCCAAAGCTCGATTTTGACATGATGGCTGAAGCTGCTCGCATGCGGCCTGATTGGACATTTTTATTTGTCGGTCCGGATGGAACGAATGGAGATCCATCTTTTCAGCATGCACTCAAACGGCCAAATGTGATTTGGACAGGAGCTGTTGCACCAGAAGAAGTACCTGCTTATATGAAGCTGATTGATGTAGGCATGATGCCATACAAACAATCCCCTTACAATCAAGCGGTGTTCCCTCTCAAGCTCTATGAATTTTTAGCAGCTGGAATACCGGTTGTCGGTTTAAATCTCCCATCAACGGAAAGGCTAAAAGAGAAGGATGTGTATGAATATTTAGAGGGCGATGATCCTGCGCTCTTCGTAGAAGCCTGCCTGAAAGTGATCAGCAAAAAAGACGACACGACCTATAGACATCTAAGACAAAGCCGTGCGAAGAAAAAAGATTGGCACGCGCTGTTCACAAACATGGTGGAACTAACGAATATTAAAGAAAACGCATAA
- a CDS encoding ComF family protein produces MICLICEGHFVAAFTWKSLLLLNDDHICIACKHHLEKIQRPICPACGRAQSNDQLCQDCSRWKERPDSTTVLVKNRSVYAYNDLMKDVLSRFKFRGDTALAELFKQDVQAVFKRSFSIKEPVLIPIPLSKERLKERGFNQSVILASLIGQPILQPLVKIHQSKQSKKKKNERLDQKRMFQIKQTDAIVQRDVILIDDIYTTGATIYDAARILKEAGVKSVSSFTLIRS; encoded by the coding sequence TTGATCTGCCTAATTTGTGAGGGGCATTTTGTCGCTGCTTTTACATGGAAATCATTACTTCTATTAAATGATGATCATATATGTATAGCATGTAAGCATCACCTAGAAAAAATTCAACGCCCGATTTGTCCAGCTTGTGGGAGAGCACAGTCGAATGATCAATTATGTCAAGACTGTTCCAGGTGGAAAGAACGCCCTGATTCTACTACAGTACTTGTGAAAAATAGGTCTGTTTATGCTTACAACGATTTGATGAAAGATGTCCTTTCCCGCTTTAAATTTCGAGGTGATACAGCTTTAGCTGAGCTTTTTAAACAAGATGTCCAAGCAGTATTTAAGCGCTCCTTTTCAATTAAAGAACCTGTGCTGATCCCGATTCCTTTAAGTAAAGAAAGGCTAAAGGAAAGAGGGTTTAATCAGTCAGTCATACTTGCTTCCTTGATTGGTCAGCCGATCCTGCAGCCGCTTGTGAAAATACATCAAAGCAAGCAGTCTAAGAAAAAGAAAAATGAACGTTTAGATCAAAAAAGAATGTTTCAAATCAAGCAGACAGATGCGATCGTTCAAAGGGATGTTATCTTAATTGACGACATCTATACAACGGGGGCCACCATTTATGATGCGGCAAGAATTTTAAAAGAAGCAGGTGTCAAAAGTGTTTCCTCTTTTACGTTGATCCGTAGTTAA
- a CDS encoding LCP family protein: MAQRVRVRVRKKKSKKKKIFKRILVLFLLLIICMGGFAVYKIVNTLQAADKTYDELDRGEKSKLRDAVIDIKKKPFSVLFVGIEDYATDGDHGRSDSLIVATINPQDKTMKMVSIPRDTRVQLASDTTGNKEKINAAFAKGGKDETIETVEQFLHIPIDKYATVDFDGFKDVIDEVGGIDIDVPFDFNEKSDVKKSKKIYFKKGNMHLNGEEALAYARMRKQDPRGDFGRNDRQKQILRAMIDQMSKANNIANVDNIAKEVSDHITTNFRITEGLALQQIYSGFKGNDTETLSIKGSDLYLGPNRTYYFEPDQTNLANVQNELRTHLKLPAESSTETDSQTNPPSGETGSSDTANPSTSTPGQ, translated from the coding sequence ATGGCACAACGAGTAAGAGTGCGTGTACGAAAGAAAAAGAGTAAGAAGAAGAAAATTTTCAAACGTATCCTGGTCTTATTTTTGCTTCTTATCATCTGCATGGGCGGATTTGCAGTATATAAAATAGTCAATACACTTCAGGCTGCTGACAAAACATATGATGAGCTAGACCGAGGAGAGAAATCGAAGCTTCGTGATGCGGTCATTGATATTAAGAAGAAACCTTTCTCTGTACTATTTGTCGGAATTGAGGATTATGCCACAGATGGTGATCATGGCCGTTCAGATTCACTCATTGTCGCAACGATTAACCCTCAAGACAAAACGATGAAAATGGTTAGTATCCCTCGTGACACACGCGTACAGCTTGCAAGTGACACGACAGGAAATAAAGAAAAGATCAATGCAGCATTTGCTAAAGGTGGAAAAGACGAGACGATTGAAACTGTCGAACAATTCTTGCATATTCCGATTGATAAATATGCAACCGTTGATTTTGACGGATTCAAGGATGTCATTGATGAAGTCGGCGGAATTGATATCGATGTTCCATTTGACTTCAATGAAAAAAGTGATGTGAAAAAATCGAAAAAGATTTACTTCAAAAAAGGCAATATGCATTTAAACGGGGAAGAAGCACTTGCTTACGCTCGGATGAGAAAACAAGATCCACGCGGTGATTTCGGACGTAATGATCGTCAGAAACAAATTTTACGCGCAATGATTGATCAAATGTCGAAGGCAAATAACATTGCGAACGTCGATAATATCGCTAAAGAAGTAAGTGATCACATTACGACCAACTTCCGTATCACAGAAGGTCTTGCACTTCAGCAAATCTACAGCGGATTTAAAGGAAACGACACAGAAACACTTTCTATTAAAGGGTCAGATCTTTATTTAGGACCAAATCGAACGTATTACTTTGAGCCAGATCAAACCAATCTAGCTAACGTACAAAATGAATTACGGACGCATTTAAAGCTTCCTGCTGAATCTTCGACTGAAACAGATTCACAAACCAATCCACCCTCTGGTGAAACAGGGTCAAGTGATACAGCTAATCCTTCGACCAGCACACCAGGACAATAA
- a CDS encoding DEAD/DEAH box helicase: MNMDKAMELRQQLQSRHLLTAETRCSQSDLDWLEEKGFVIRTPAIERKANGLTCCRCGVSKKRYFAHTPCDMCQKDCVYCRSCIMMGKTTECGFLYEWTGPQMEETCHTELTWQGNLSKGQKRASEKLIEAIKKKSDLLIWAVCGAGKTEVLFYGIKYALHQGMSVCIATPRTDVVLELEPRLKKAFQGMKIAVLYGGSPQRFQIAPLVIATTHQLMRYKHAFDVLIIDEVDAFPYSIDERLQFAVLKAMRKKGVRVYLSATPSKKMKRDVSRGQLEAIKIPLRFHKQPLPVPSFQWIGHWKKKLKKNQLPPKVMNWMQKHITKKRRILLFVPSISTMKKVTKVLREHRLNVEGVSADDPDRKQKVQHFRDYKYDVLVTTTILERGVTIPNVQVGVLGAESTIFTESALVQISGRAGRHPDFFKGDVIFFHFGLTRSMKQAKKHIVKMNDTAAKEFSEK; this comes from the coding sequence TTGAACATGGACAAAGCAATGGAACTAAGGCAGCAACTGCAGTCACGCCACCTGCTTACCGCTGAAACAAGATGCTCACAGTCCGATTTGGATTGGCTGGAGGAGAAAGGGTTCGTCATCCGAACACCTGCTATTGAGAGGAAAGCAAATGGTCTTACTTGCTGTAGATGTGGTGTATCAAAAAAGCGGTACTTTGCCCACACTCCGTGTGACATGTGTCAAAAAGATTGTGTGTACTGTAGATCATGCATCATGATGGGGAAAACAACGGAATGTGGCTTTCTTTATGAATGGACGGGTCCACAAATGGAAGAAACATGTCATACGGAATTAACATGGCAGGGAAACCTGTCTAAAGGACAAAAAAGAGCGTCCGAAAAATTGATCGAAGCGATAAAAAAAAAATCTGACCTACTCATCTGGGCAGTTTGCGGGGCAGGGAAAACAGAGGTGCTCTTTTACGGAATTAAATATGCCTTACATCAAGGAATGAGTGTCTGCATTGCGACACCTAGAACAGATGTTGTCCTTGAACTAGAGCCGCGGCTTAAAAAAGCATTTCAAGGAATGAAAATAGCTGTTCTTTATGGAGGAAGCCCTCAAAGGTTCCAAATAGCACCGCTAGTGATCGCCACAACTCATCAGTTGATGAGATACAAACATGCATTTGATGTGCTTATTATAGATGAAGTCGACGCCTTTCCTTATTCAATCGATGAACGTCTCCAATTTGCTGTTTTAAAGGCAATGAGAAAGAAAGGGGTTAGGGTTTATTTAAGTGCGACGCCCTCTAAGAAAATGAAAAGAGATGTATCTCGTGGACAACTAGAAGCCATAAAAATTCCTCTGCGCTTTCACAAACAACCGTTACCTGTCCCGTCCTTTCAATGGATTGGACATTGGAAGAAGAAATTAAAAAAGAACCAGCTCCCACCTAAAGTAATGAATTGGATGCAGAAACATATCACAAAGAAGAGAAGGATTTTACTTTTTGTTCCTTCTATTTCGACCATGAAGAAGGTAACGAAGGTTCTTAGAGAACACCGCTTAAATGTAGAAGGGGTGTCTGCTGATGATCCAGACAGGAAACAAAAGGTCCAGCACTTCAGAGATTATAAATACGATGTACTAGTTACAACCACCATTCTAGAAAGAGGCGTAACCATTCCAAATGTTCAAGTGGGGGTACTAGGTGCGGAATCTACTATCTTTACAGAGAGTGCACTTGTTCAGATTTCTGGTAGAGCAGGTAGACATCCCGATTTTTTTAAAGGAGATGTTATCTTTTTTCATTTTGGTTTAACGAGAAGTATGAAACAAGCAAAGAAGCATATCGTAAAAATGAATGATACAGCTGCAAAAGAGTTTTCTGAAAAATAA
- the degU gene encoding two-component system response regulator DegU: MTKVNIVIIDDHQLFREGVKRILDFEPTFEVVAEGDDGDEAARIVEHYHPDVVIMDINMPNVNGVEATKQLVELYPESKVIILSIHDDENYVTHALKTGARGYLLKEMDADTLIEAVKVVADGGSYLHPKVTHNLVNEFRRLATSGVSAHPQHEVYPEIRRPLHILTRRECEVLQMLADGKSNRGIGESLFISEKTVKNHVSNILQKMNVNDRTQAVVVAIKNGWVEMR; the protein is encoded by the coding sequence GTGACTAAAGTAAATATTGTAATTATTGATGATCACCAATTATTCCGTGAAGGTGTCAAACGGATTTTAGATTTTGAACCTACTTTTGAAGTAGTTGCAGAAGGAGACGACGGTGACGAAGCTGCACGTATCGTAGAACACTATCATCCGGATGTTGTCATTATGGACATTAATATGCCGAATGTAAATGGTGTAGAGGCTACAAAGCAGCTAGTTGAGCTTTATCCCGAATCAAAAGTCATTATTCTATCTATTCATGACGATGAAAACTATGTGACACATGCATTGAAAACAGGGGCAAGAGGCTACCTGTTAAAAGAAATGGATGCAGACACGCTCATTGAAGCAGTGAAAGTCGTAGCTGACGGAGGATCTTATTTACATCCGAAAGTTACTCATAACTTAGTAAATGAATTCCGACGCCTAGCGACTAGTGGCGTTTCAGCACATCCGCAGCACGAGGTATATCCTGAAATTCGCAGACCACTTCATATCTTAACGAGACGTGAGTGCGAAGTTCTTCAAATGTTAGCTGACGGAAAGAGCAATAGAGGAATTGGTGAGTCGCTCTTTATTAGTGAGAAAACAGTCAAAAACCACGTGAGTAACATTTTACAAAAAATGAATGTAAACGACCGTACACAAGCTGTTGTTGTAGCAATTAAAAACGGCTGGGTAGAAATGAGATAA
- the tuaG gene encoding teichuronic acid biosynthesis protein TuaG, with translation MNNQPLVSIITPAYNAERYLTDTVHSVLAQTYSNWELIIADDCSTDGTRKLLGDLSQADDRINVIYLEENGGAAIARNAAINQAKGRFIAFLDSDDKWKETKLEKQVDFMLTNDYAFTFTAYDIIAENGEPLEKTVTAPAKLDYNEALKNTIIGCLTVMLDLKKVGHVEMPNIRTRQDLATWLSILKRGFTAYGMSEPLSEYRIVGNSISSNKWKAAKKTWFVYREIEQLHFVKASWCFMHYATNAVKKRL, from the coding sequence GTGAACAATCAACCGTTAGTATCCATCATTACACCGGCGTATAATGCGGAACGTTATTTAACGGATACAGTTCATTCCGTCCTTGCCCAAACCTATTCCAATTGGGAGCTGATCATTGCAGATGATTGTTCTACAGATGGAACGAGAAAGCTATTAGGGGATTTAAGTCAAGCGGACGACAGAATCAACGTCATTTATTTAGAGGAAAATGGGGGAGCCGCCATTGCTAGAAACGCAGCCATCAACCAGGCAAAAGGGCGCTTTATTGCTTTTTTAGACAGCGATGATAAGTGGAAAGAGACGAAGCTTGAAAAACAGGTAGACTTCATGCTGACAAATGATTATGCCTTTACATTTACGGCATATGACATCATTGCAGAAAATGGAGAACCGTTAGAAAAAACCGTCACTGCGCCAGCGAAATTAGATTATAATGAAGCCTTGAAAAATACCATTATCGGCTGTTTAACGGTCATGCTTGATCTTAAAAAGGTAGGACATGTGGAAATGCCGAACATTCGCACAAGGCAGGATTTAGCTACATGGCTGTCTATATTAAAAAGAGGATTTACAGCCTATGGTATGAGCGAACCGCTCAGTGAATATCGCATCGTTGGGAACTCCATCTCTAGTAACAAGTGGAAAGCAGCGAAAAAAACGTGGTTTGTCTACAGAGAAATTGAGCAGCTTCATTTTGTCAAAGCGTCCTGGTGTTTTATGCACTATGCGACAAATGCTGTGAAGAAGCGCTTATAA
- a CDS encoding DegV family protein, giving the protein MKIAVVTDSTAYIPQELRDKHHIHMIPLNVIFGNESYREEIEMDWKTYYEEVKKHKDLPTTSQPAFGELIELYEKLSETYDAVISIHLSSGISGTYNSAASANDLVDGIDIYPFDTETSCMAQGFYAIEAAEKIQGGASLEEVLAHLNYLKENQRAYFMVDDLTHLQRGGRLNGAQAFIGSLLKVKPILHFDNKLIVPFEKIRTRKKAISRIFELFDEDASRGVPMRATLIHGNREEEADDLIAHLSEKYPHVEFYKSYFGAVIGTHLGEGSIALGWVIR; this is encoded by the coding sequence ATGAAAATAGCCGTTGTAACAGACAGTACTGCTTATATACCACAAGAGCTGCGTGATAAACATCATATTCATATGATCCCTCTTAATGTCATTTTTGGCAACGAATCATACCGTGAAGAAATAGAAATGGATTGGAAGACATATTATGAAGAAGTCAAAAAGCATAAAGACCTTCCAACCACCTCTCAGCCTGCTTTCGGAGAGTTAATAGAATTATATGAAAAACTAAGTGAAACATACGATGCCGTGATTAGTATTCACCTTTCAAGCGGAATTAGTGGAACATATAATAGTGCAGCCTCAGCAAATGACCTAGTTGACGGGATTGATATTTATCCGTTTGATACAGAAACTAGCTGTATGGCGCAAGGTTTTTATGCGATAGAAGCTGCTGAAAAAATCCAAGGTGGTGCTTCTCTAGAAGAAGTGTTAGCCCATCTCAATTATCTGAAAGAGAATCAGAGAGCTTATTTTATGGTAGACGATTTAACTCATTTACAAAGAGGCGGCAGATTAAATGGTGCTCAGGCTTTTATTGGGAGCCTCTTAAAGGTAAAGCCTATACTGCATTTTGACAACAAGCTAATTGTCCCTTTTGAGAAGATTCGTACACGGAAAAAAGCCATTTCACGTATTTTTGAATTATTTGACGAAGATGCATCACGTGGTGTCCCGATGAGAGCAACACTGATACATGGTAATAGAGAAGAAGAAGCAGACGACTTAATTGCGCACTTATCAGAAAAGTATCCTCATGTTGAATTTTATAAAAGCTACTTTGGTGCCGTGATTGGCACTCATCTAGGCGAAGGCTCTATAGCTCTTGGCTGGGTGATTAGATAA
- the tuaF gene encoding teichuronic acid biosynthesis protein TuaF translates to MSGFISRIGKRIKKYIVWLILLPVILGAFGFFFAKGTTQQSSYTAAVTLTLGKYDDGVYNNMAEVTSLLKSDAFLNEALSDVKEEERQDVKTRLILTNQSDTQLQLSFTDADKDRALAVVKQVSETFLKQDKALFTKRQQVIESRLAALEDESVSNDSKVDKERFLYELESTKLGMKQAKIVDPAQVLDEGNKGMSAKKRALLGLVIGFSISLMFVVLPEVFKES, encoded by the coding sequence ATGTCTGGTTTCATATCTAGGATAGGGAAGCGAATCAAAAAGTACATCGTATGGCTCATCCTGCTGCCTGTCATATTAGGCGCCTTTGGTTTCTTTTTTGCTAAAGGAACTACGCAGCAGTCCAGTTACACAGCTGCTGTTACCCTCACTCTTGGTAAATATGATGATGGGGTGTATAACAATATGGCAGAAGTGACATCTCTATTAAAAAGCGATGCATTTCTAAACGAAGCACTCAGTGATGTCAAAGAAGAAGAAAGGCAGGATGTGAAAACCCGTCTCATCCTTACCAATCAATCAGATACACAATTACAGCTGTCTTTCACAGATGCCGATAAGGATCGCGCTTTGGCTGTCGTGAAGCAGGTGTCGGAGACATTTCTTAAGCAAGACAAAGCATTATTTACAAAAAGGCAGCAGGTGATTGAAAGTAGATTAGCTGCTCTTGAAGACGAATCTGTCAGCAATGATTCCAAAGTCGATAAAGAACGATTCTTATATGAATTGGAGTCGACAAAGCTTGGAATGAAGCAGGCAAAGATTGTCGATCCTGCACAAGTACTTGATGAGGGCAATAAAGGCATGTCAGCCAAAAAACGTGCACTGCTTGGGCTTGTCATTGGCTTTAGCATCTCGCTCATGTTTGTGGTCTTACCCGAAGTGTTCAAAGAATCTTAA
- a CDS encoding late competence development ComFB family protein, which produces MLLNAKEILLKEILYQYLNQLNMICHCEKCIEDVLAISLNQVKPQYITDIDKISYSKSEMVDKQKNTAMLVILTEAASKVTTFPRCENRLPINKDNN; this is translated from the coding sequence ATGCTACTCAATGCAAAAGAAATACTACTCAAGGAAATCCTCTATCAATATCTCAACCAATTAAACATGATTTGTCACTGTGAAAAGTGTATAGAAGATGTATTAGCGATTTCACTAAATCAAGTGAAGCCTCAGTATATAACAGATATCGATAAAATATCTTACAGTAAATCCGAGATGGTGGATAAACAGAAGAATACGGCCATGCTGGTCATTCTGACAGAAGCTGCTTCAAAGGTCACCACATTTCCAAGATGCGAAAATCGTCTGCCGATAAATAAGGATAACAATTGA
- a CDS encoding glycosyltransferase family 4 protein codes for MDYERALLAFFVSLATVLIVTPIVKKFAIKIGAVDQPNKRKVHDKVMPRMGGLAIFIGVAAGALAGGLFLHNKITAISVGAVLIVILGIFDDKYNLSAKFKFLVQVLVACLIVSTGLKMDFFSVPFLTDRIELGWMAYPLTVLWIVGITNAINLIDGLDGLAAGISVIGLSTIAVMAFSADKILILSLSLVVIGSTIGFLFYNFHPAKIFMGDTGSLFLGYMISVLSLLGLYKSVTLFSVVVPVIILGVPIFDTTFAIIRRILNKQPISAPDKSHIHHRLMAFGLSHRMAVIVIYMIGLVFSLSAILLTSATIWLSLIIIFLLVMFMQVIAEVTGLVNEEFKPFTKFYKRMVKRQ; via the coding sequence ATGGATTACGAACGCGCCTTATTAGCGTTTTTTGTCTCTCTGGCTACAGTTTTAATTGTGACACCAATCGTCAAAAAGTTTGCAATTAAGATTGGTGCAGTGGACCAGCCGAATAAACGAAAAGTTCATGATAAAGTAATGCCTCGAATGGGTGGTTTGGCAATTTTTATTGGGGTAGCGGCTGGAGCATTAGCAGGCGGGCTGTTTCTACATAATAAAATTACAGCAATTTCAGTTGGTGCCGTACTCATCGTCATTTTAGGTATATTTGATGATAAATATAATTTAAGTGCAAAATTTAAATTTCTCGTACAAGTTCTTGTTGCTTGTTTGATTGTGAGCACGGGCTTAAAAATGGACTTTTTCTCTGTTCCTTTTTTAACAGATCGAATTGAGTTAGGCTGGATGGCATATCCCCTCACCGTGCTATGGATTGTCGGCATCACAAATGCCATAAATTTAATTGACGGCCTTGATGGACTAGCTGCCGGTATTTCTGTCATCGGTTTATCAACGATTGCAGTGATGGCATTTTCTGCTGATAAGATTCTGATTCTTTCTTTATCTCTTGTCGTCATTGGCAGTACGATCGGCTTTCTCTTTTACAACTTTCATCCGGCGAAGATTTTTATGGGGGATACCGGTTCGCTATTTTTAGGGTATATGATCTCGGTGCTGTCACTTTTAGGGTTATACAAAAGTGTCACTTTGTTTAGTGTTGTTGTTCCTGTGATCATTCTAGGTGTTCCTATATTTGATACGACCTTTGCAATCATTAGACGCATATTAAACAAACAGCCGATTTCAGCGCCAGACAAATCTCATATTCATCATAGACTAATGGCCTTTGGCTTGTCCCATCGCATGGCGGTCATCGTCATTTACATGATTGGCTTAGTCTTTAGCTTAAGTGCGATTTTGCTGACAAGCGCGACCATTTGGTTATCGCTCATCATTATCTTTTTACTGGTAATGTTTATGCAAGTGATTGCGGAAGTCACGGGTTTGGTCAACGAAGAGTTCAAACCATTTACGAAATTCTATAAACGAATGGTCAAAAGACAATAA